From the genome of Phreatobacter cathodiphilus, one region includes:
- a CDS encoding DUF2235 domain-containing protein, translated as MPKNIVVFSDGTGQDGGVRPEQHWSNIYKMYRTCRIAPETAIDPFEQVVFYDPGLGTETSATGWTNIGRKVRKLLANVDGRGITINIADCYEFIINHYEPGDRIFLFGFSRGAYTARSIANLLMLCGVPMKNGDNSLPRFRRTIRLIAEEAVTSVLEHGAGHPRAKFEDERLEMARRFREKYGSHHPTGEVHRSNAAPYFIGVFDTVAALGAQGWLRVGIQAALYAGSIGLGILTGVLTGSLIGLGSWLLGGPFWIILLLAILAGGLGAALLLYRSQNRHIQKTILNFPKEGDSSSHLAQWKGEHFDRLLSRFVSYARAANAIDENRADFARVGWGNTVQAADTVDGVTRLDQRWFPGNHSDIGGSYAETESRLSDISLQWMIEEALSVPQPLRIGPVFVNGERMPGSGTLGIPLYLRPNPGGLQHCEVAGGHDQVEAKVPEWIRHRLGITGWSVKIRDVKPAHALHQSVLDRFALPEVPQCSGWGPYRPEALRNHPAVKHYYPDAA; from the coding sequence ATGCCCAAGAACATTGTGGTCTTCTCCGATGGCACCGGCCAGGATGGAGGCGTTCGCCCAGAACAGCACTGGAGCAACATCTACAAGATGTACAGGACCTGTCGCATCGCGCCGGAGACCGCGATTGATCCATTTGAGCAGGTAGTGTTCTACGATCCCGGTTTGGGCACAGAGACTTCCGCGACGGGGTGGACCAACATCGGCAGGAAGGTGAGAAAACTGCTGGCCAATGTCGACGGCAGGGGCATCACCATCAACATTGCCGATTGCTACGAGTTCATCATCAACCACTACGAGCCGGGCGACCGCATATTCCTTTTCGGCTTTAGCCGCGGTGCCTATACAGCGCGGAGCATCGCCAACCTGTTGATGCTGTGCGGTGTCCCGATGAAGAATGGCGACAATTCCCTACCTCGATTCCGTCGCACAATCCGTCTGATTGCTGAGGAAGCCGTAACCTCCGTGCTGGAACACGGCGCAGGACATCCACGCGCGAAGTTTGAGGACGAGCGTCTGGAAATGGCTCGGCGCTTCCGTGAGAAGTACGGCTCGCATCACCCCACTGGCGAGGTGCATCGGTCGAATGCAGCGCCGTATTTCATCGGTGTCTTTGACACAGTGGCGGCGCTAGGCGCTCAGGGCTGGTTGCGAGTTGGCATCCAAGCTGCGCTCTACGCCGGTTCGATCGGCCTCGGAATCTTGACGGGCGTTCTGACAGGTAGCCTCATCGGCTTGGGCAGTTGGCTACTTGGAGGCCCATTCTGGATCATATTGCTGCTCGCCATCCTCGCAGGCGGCTTGGGCGCTGCCCTCCTACTTTATCGAAGCCAAAACCGGCACATCCAGAAGACCATTCTCAACTTTCCAAAGGAGGGCGATTCCAGCTCGCACCTTGCGCAGTGGAAGGGAGAACATTTCGATCGATTGCTTAGCCGGTTTGTCAGTTACGCCCGAGCCGCCAATGCGATTGATGAGAACCGCGCAGACTTCGCGCGCGTCGGCTGGGGCAATACAGTTCAGGCGGCCGACACGGTCGATGGCGTGACGCGCCTGGATCAGCGGTGGTTCCCCGGCAACCATTCCGACATTGGCGGAAGCTATGCTGAGACGGAATCCCGGCTATCGGACATCTCTTTGCAGTGGATGATCGAGGAAGCGCTATCGGTTCCCCAACCCCTTAGAATCGGGCCTGTTTTCGTCAACGGGGAGCGCATGCCCGGCAGCGGAACCCTCGGCATTCCGTTGTACTTGCGGCCCAACCCAGGCGGTCTGCAGCATTGTGAAGTTGCCGGTGGTCACGATCAGGTCGAGGCTAAAGTTCCCGAATGGATTCGGCACCGTCTCGGCATCACCGGGTGGAGTGTGAAAATCCGCGACGTCAAACCGGCACACGCGCTGCACCAATCAGTGCTTGACCGGTTTGCGCTGCCGGAAGTGCCGCAGTGTTCGGGGTGGGGCCCTTATCGTCCCGAGGCCCTGAGAAACCATCCTGCTGTGAAGCACTACTACCCTGATGCCGCTTGA
- a CDS encoding DUF6878 family protein: MPAADNGFADYRAMIDRRTALAEALRPANKTALFEPLALSSVATVNVTFDGAGDSGQIEAVEYLGADGWPLEPTDFFVSLATPSQDGLTVEHNVHNLRDAVEAFVYDCLEQTHAGWEIDVGAYGTFKFDIGAGTIRLDYHERFEASEHHGHDL, encoded by the coding sequence ATGCCCGCCGCCGACAACGGCTTTGCCGACTACCGCGCCATGATCGACCGGCGCACTGCGCTCGCCGAGGCGCTTCGTCCCGCCAACAAGACAGCTTTGTTCGAACCGCTCGCCCTCTCCAGCGTCGCGACCGTGAACGTGACCTTCGACGGCGCCGGGGACAGCGGCCAGATCGAAGCCGTCGAGTACCTCGGCGCCGATGGTTGGCCGCTCGAGCCCACCGACTTCTTCGTGTCGCTCGCAACGCCGAGCCAGGACGGCCTGACCGTCGAACACAACGTCCACAACCTTCGCGATGCCGTGGAAGCCTTCGTCTACGATTGCCTCGAACAAACTCATGCTGGCTGGGAGATCGATGTCGGCGCCTACGGCACCTTTAAGTTCGACATCGGGGCCGGCACCATTCGTCTCGACTACCACGAGCGGTTCGAGGCGAGCGAGCACCACGGCCACGATCTCTGA
- a CDS encoding CBASS cGAMP synthase, whose amino-acid sequence MANASKLLHTTIDPENYLANLQPDDSGLREARNNIRAHLREAFEASSVALFGRPIRPRFFVQGSFAYKTLNDPAHPPVQQMDLDDGCYLPLSFVRGTRPSTAAEKFFEFVDAALDELAKRESWGRESKPTCCRVVIAHDSHVDIPLYAIPDDQFRLLEDRRSRAAKASADSAEMKDSWNDLPSDEVLLAHRNEGWKESDPRKIHNWFTDAVENLYGERLRRDSRYLKAWRDYQRLERLKVSSILLMACVWHAYGEIGGRELPPREDERLLRVVELMPGFLRGTVQNPACTEEDLNRIPEESRDEVADAFEGLAAVLRTVVDNCEDAREAVRLLRRAFGARVPDRPDLVSIVPTATTDLASPAVVQAAAAAVAAQPKRVVAAPNVGRSRSG is encoded by the coding sequence ATGGCAAACGCATCCAAGCTCCTCCACACCACGATCGATCCCGAGAACTATCTTGCCAACCTCCAGCCGGATGACAGCGGCCTACGCGAGGCCCGGAACAATATCCGCGCCCATCTTCGCGAGGCGTTCGAGGCGTCGAGCGTTGCTCTGTTCGGACGCCCCATCAGGCCGCGGTTCTTCGTGCAGGGCAGCTTTGCCTACAAGACACTGAACGACCCCGCCCATCCGCCGGTCCAGCAGATGGATCTCGACGACGGATGCTACTTGCCTCTGTCGTTCGTGCGAGGCACGCGGCCATCAACGGCTGCTGAAAAGTTCTTCGAGTTTGTAGACGCCGCTCTCGACGAACTTGCGAAACGCGAAAGCTGGGGTCGCGAGTCTAAGCCGACTTGCTGTCGCGTCGTCATCGCCCACGACTCGCACGTCGACATCCCGCTCTACGCGATTCCCGACGACCAGTTCCGCCTCCTTGAGGACCGTCGGTCGCGGGCAGCGAAAGCCTCCGCCGATTCCGCTGAAATGAAGGATTCGTGGAACGACCTGCCATCCGACGAGGTCCTCCTAGCCCATCGGAATGAGGGTTGGAAAGAGTCGGATCCGCGCAAAATCCACAACTGGTTCACGGACGCGGTCGAAAACCTTTACGGCGAAAGGCTGCGGCGGGACTCGCGGTACCTCAAGGCATGGCGCGATTATCAGCGCCTCGAGCGCCTCAAGGTATCCTCGATCCTCCTAATGGCATGCGTTTGGCATGCTTATGGGGAAATCGGCGGGCGCGAGTTGCCTCCGCGGGAGGACGAACGGCTGCTGCGAGTCGTGGAACTCATGCCAGGGTTCCTGCGCGGCACTGTACAGAACCCCGCCTGCACCGAAGAGGATCTCAACCGCATCCCCGAGGAGAGCCGCGACGAGGTGGCGGACGCTTTCGAGGGGCTGGCAGCCGTGCTCCGAACAGTTGTGGACAACTGTGAGGACGCCCGCGAGGCGGTGCGCCTTCTGCGGAGAGCCTTTGGGGCGCGAGTACCGGACCGGCCGGACCTCGTCTCCATTGTGCCGACCGCGACAACTGACCTAGCGTCGCCAGCCGTAGTGCAGGCGGCCGCAGCTGCGGTGGCGGCCCAGCCGAAGAGGGTCGTCGCTGCACCTAACGTGGGCCGCTCGCGTAGTGGCTGA
- a CDS encoding Nramp family divalent metal transporter codes for MSSAFELSSWRRPRGDAALSDVHRSIPVPAGTWRKAAAFLGRGYMVAVGYMDPGNWATSLAGGSKFGYTLLVVALVSNIMAIVLQSLCARLAIASGRDLAQACRDAFPRWASYPLWLLAEIAIIATDIAEVIGTAIGLNLLFGIPLEIGVVITALDVFVILWLQRKGFRWLEAFIITLLLVIAICFGVQIALANPDWGQVIRGFAPTTEIVRNPEMLYLALGILGATVMPHNLYLHSAIVQTRAYGETVEEKREALKFATIDSTVALMFALLVNASILILAAAAFHATGRTGIAELGDAHNLLAPLLGLAVAPTLFAIALLCCGLNSTVTATLAGQVVMEGFLHIKLPPWLRRLATRLIAIIPAAGVTIWYGQSGTAQLLILSQVVLSMQLSFAVIPLVMLTADRRKMGPLVAPRWLIAFAALIAAVIVALNLKLLVDFATG; via the coding sequence ATGTCCTCCGCGTTCGAGCTTTCCTCGTGGCGCCGTCCCCGTGGCGATGCCGCTTTGTCGGATGTCCATCGCTCGATTCCCGTACCCGCTGGAACCTGGCGGAAGGCCGCCGCCTTCCTCGGCCGGGGATACATGGTGGCTGTCGGCTACATGGACCCGGGCAACTGGGCGACCTCGCTCGCTGGCGGCTCGAAGTTCGGATACACGCTGCTGGTGGTGGCCCTGGTGTCCAACATCATGGCGATCGTGCTCCAGTCGCTCTGCGCGCGCCTGGCGATCGCGTCGGGCCGCGACCTTGCCCAGGCCTGCCGCGATGCCTTTCCCCGCTGGGCTTCCTATCCGCTCTGGCTATTGGCGGAGATCGCCATCATTGCGACCGACATCGCCGAGGTCATCGGAACCGCAATCGGCCTGAACCTGCTCTTCGGCATCCCGCTTGAGATCGGCGTCGTCATCACCGCGCTCGATGTGTTCGTGATCCTCTGGCTGCAGCGCAAGGGCTTTCGCTGGCTCGAGGCCTTCATCATTACGCTGCTCCTCGTGATCGCCATCTGCTTCGGAGTGCAGATCGCGCTCGCCAACCCCGACTGGGGTCAGGTCATCCGCGGCTTTGCGCCGACGACCGAGATCGTCCGGAACCCTGAAATGCTGTATCTGGCGCTCGGCATCCTCGGGGCGACCGTCATGCCTCACAATCTCTATCTGCACTCGGCGATCGTACAGACCCGGGCTTACGGTGAAACGGTCGAGGAGAAGCGCGAGGCCCTGAAGTTCGCAACGATCGACTCGACGGTTGCGCTGATGTTCGCGCTTCTCGTCAACGCCTCCATCCTGATCCTGGCGGCGGCTGCTTTCCATGCCACCGGCAGAACCGGAATCGCCGAACTTGGTGACGCGCACAACCTGCTCGCGCCCCTGCTCGGTCTGGCGGTCGCTCCAACCCTGTTCGCCATCGCGCTGTTGTGCTGCGGCCTCAATTCGACCGTCACTGCCACACTCGCCGGGCAGGTGGTGATGGAGGGGTTCCTCCACATCAAGCTACCGCCATGGCTCCGGCGACTGGCGACCCGGCTGATCGCGATCATCCCGGCAGCCGGCGTCACCATCTGGTACGGGCAGAGCGGCACCGCCCAGTTGCTCATCCTCAGCCAGGTCGTGCTCAGCATGCAATTGTCCTTCGCGGTCATTCCGCTGGTCATGCTGACAGCCGACCGCCGCAAGATGGGGCCACTGGTCGCGCCCCGCTGGCTTATCGCGTTCGCCGCGCTGATCGCCGCAGTGATCGTCGCCCTGAACCTCAAGCTGCTCGTCGATTTCGCCACGGGCTAG
- a CDS encoding PGN_0703 family putative restriction endonuclease, with the protein MTKPTNSARALSKTIAAIAAATPATSFVSEPGTLPDFLRDEGCTSAAPMAQPVRVPLVPEGILRRHHAFISTDTRFRSAARLLAAYWREDQGIPIGFHVTDEPKPKHIKLGSRLRLDAARAGQNFISSEVFDLVRHSLMLREEGAMIDEDRLYSNALSSMPLCFNLLGPLALDLDLATKVFAAVLPGFVQTVERIDFETSPGRRDPRFLDDGTALDAALQVITPDGEPATVFIEVKYSEGMSGPVARHRPRYDEASREVRLYRDPDAMVLRSTALEQLWREHMMVQRAVDLGVVGKALFIGIGPRLNRRVQGAFKAYQAELANPEPKDDVDRVGFMSVTIETIIEAMAMAGAVSPARKLWDRYCDFGRVLFWAMTPPPPATVPPAANDNPTTAAAKVRRTVAGTIDQVTSTAASDAKAA; encoded by the coding sequence GTGACCAAGCCCACCAATTCCGCCCGCGCCCTGTCCAAGACGATCGCCGCCATTGCTGCGGCCACCCCGGCCACGAGCTTCGTCTCCGAGCCCGGCACGCTGCCCGACTTCCTTCGTGACGAAGGGTGCACCTCAGCCGCGCCGATGGCCCAGCCGGTTCGTGTTCCGCTGGTTCCGGAAGGCATTCTTCGGCGCCACCACGCCTTTATCTCCACTGACACGCGCTTCCGGTCTGCCGCCCGGCTCCTGGCCGCCTACTGGCGTGAGGATCAGGGCATTCCGATCGGCTTTCATGTCACTGACGAGCCGAAGCCCAAGCACATCAAGCTGGGCTCCCGGCTTCGTCTCGACGCTGCCCGCGCCGGCCAGAACTTCATCTCGTCGGAGGTCTTCGATCTCGTTCGGCACTCCCTCATGCTTCGTGAGGAAGGCGCCATGATCGACGAGGATCGGCTCTATTCGAATGCGCTTTCGTCAATGCCGCTGTGCTTCAACTTGCTTGGGCCCCTCGCACTCGACCTCGACCTCGCCACCAAGGTCTTCGCGGCCGTCCTGCCGGGTTTCGTCCAGACCGTGGAGCGCATCGATTTCGAGACGTCACCCGGCCGGCGCGACCCGCGTTTCCTCGACGATGGAACCGCCCTCGACGCCGCCCTCCAGGTCATCACGCCCGATGGGGAGCCGGCCACCGTCTTCATCGAGGTGAAGTACTCCGAGGGCATGTCTGGGCCCGTCGCCCGCCACCGGCCGCGCTACGATGAAGCGTCACGGGAGGTTCGTCTCTACCGCGACCCCGACGCGATGGTCCTCCGCTCGACTGCCCTTGAGCAACTCTGGCGGGAGCACATGATGGTTCAGCGCGCCGTCGACCTCGGCGTCGTCGGCAAGGCGCTCTTCATCGGCATCGGACCGCGGCTCAATCGCCGTGTCCAGGGCGCCTTCAAGGCCTATCAGGCTGAGCTCGCCAACCCCGAGCCGAAGGACGACGTCGACCGCGTCGGCTTCATGAGCGTCACCATCGAGACGATCATCGAGGCCATGGCCATGGCTGGCGCCGTCTCGCCCGCACGAAAGCTCTGGGACCGCTACTGCGACTTCGGCCGCGTGCTTTTTTGGGCCATGACCCCGCCGCCGCCGGCAACAGTCCCGCCCGCCGCCAACGACAACCCCACGACGGCTGCCGCGAAGGTTCGTCGGACGGTTGCCGGGACCATCGACCAGGTAACTTCGACGGCGGCGAGTGACGCCAAGGCCGCCTAA
- a CDS encoding CBASS cGAMP-activated phospholipase: protein MAFQILSLSGGGYMGLYTASVLARIESLTGRRIADCFDLIAGTSVGGIIALGLSAGRAAAEIEQAFVDDGQKIFPASRPAVGWLRSSFHVLAGVPWCRHDPAPLRAVIERIVGVGTKMSGLSTPTVITAVNLTKGKPRIFKTGHHGSYTRDWTLDVADVALATSAAPTYFPIHRIDDELYADGGMFANSPDMVALHEAEHFLRQDRPNIRVLSIGTTTAAFAFSASTKLSLGSLGWMRDQRLPTVMIGSQQAMTNDMMRHLLPDAYLRIDHEQSPDQRRELALDCASPEAQKNLRAAAAASAQEASSSPLLHTMLQHEAPRFEFINASLPRPTPAIT, encoded by the coding sequence GTGGCATTCCAAATCTTGAGCCTGTCCGGCGGCGGGTACATGGGCCTCTATACCGCAAGCGTGCTAGCGCGCATTGAGAGCCTGACTGGACGACGGATCGCCGACTGCTTCGACCTCATCGCCGGAACCTCAGTCGGAGGGATCATCGCGCTCGGACTTTCGGCGGGACGAGCAGCAGCTGAGATCGAACAGGCCTTCGTCGACGACGGACAAAAAATCTTTCCGGCCAGTCGACCCGCGGTCGGATGGCTTCGCTCCAGTTTCCACGTTCTCGCCGGTGTCCCGTGGTGCCGTCATGACCCGGCGCCGCTTCGGGCGGTCATCGAGAGGATCGTCGGCGTCGGTACGAAGATGTCAGGTCTTTCGACGCCGACCGTCATTACGGCTGTCAACCTTACGAAGGGCAAGCCGCGGATTTTCAAGACCGGGCACCACGGCTCCTACACACGCGACTGGACGTTAGACGTCGCTGACGTCGCCCTGGCGACGTCAGCCGCGCCCACGTACTTTCCAATCCACCGCATCGACGATGAACTCTATGCCGACGGCGGCATGTTCGCCAACTCGCCCGACATGGTCGCGCTACATGAGGCCGAACACTTCCTGAGGCAGGACCGACCGAACATCCGAGTTCTCAGCATTGGCACTACGACGGCCGCATTCGCGTTCTCGGCTTCGACGAAACTCAGCCTCGGCTCATTGGGTTGGATGCGGGATCAGCGGCTGCCGACTGTCATGATCGGATCCCAGCAGGCCATGACGAACGACATGATGCGACACTTGCTGCCGGATGCCTATCTGCGCATCGACCACGAGCAATCGCCGGACCAGCGTCGTGAATTGGCCCTGGATTGCGCCAGCCCGGAGGCGCAGAAAAACCTTAGGGCGGCTGCGGCTGCGTCCGCGCAGGAAGCGTCCAGTAGTCCGCTCCTTCACACAATGCTGCAGCACGAGGCCCCTCGATTCGAGTTCATTAATGCATCGCTCCCCCGTCCGACCCCGGCTATCACCTGA
- a CDS encoding VapE domain-containing protein, with product MTTPFHATSKTLPLSGTSDPSREKAVGGTEPRQSINADDEASSNSKVELPENPTFDEGNSGMTLVDPSEVSIDMVDGLSDAALTGSGPNGDEGADDATRMLDIDQVIVAEHFARENLQVFADDTIRRVTDLNSASNRGEMARYLKQDRVDDYSVVDHIASELKKADRGRPIAELRRALRHFKKERKKSREAEILERAFGPLSQAEKASAATSWERLGRLFETGSELAVPVIKHFIWQVGQKVLGRPVTNHLMPVIYSRSQGSGKTTFVMRLIGPMQELASDPVALNDIADIRSGSIFEFPVIPVDDMEKMDPKKMTTFKAAMTANAMRRRRLGSSSTVKVRQRATFIGTANHTADDLVMDDTGNRRFVTLTFRNGNTDTGGEADVWETVSSLDYRLLWRSVDPFQQSPLNSHLGALAAYQSRHSPVGRLRAWAVQLDLNSEVVLNCTPRGGIPSRKLWQLYVDQTGSEVSETWFSRTLSQLTTDPMVPFDNKYSTGKVRIWPIKSDHLPSGCSA from the coding sequence ATGACCACGCCCTTCCATGCCACGTCGAAAACACTGCCGTTGTCGGGCACGTCTGACCCGTCCCGAGAGAAGGCTGTGGGTGGTACCGAACCCCGGCAGTCAATCAACGCAGACGACGAGGCATCTTCGAATTCCAAGGTCGAGTTGCCCGAGAATCCCACCTTCGATGAGGGCAACTCCGGCATGACTTTAGTCGACCCCAGCGAGGTCTCAATCGACATGGTCGATGGCCTGTCGGACGCAGCATTGACCGGCAGCGGTCCGAACGGCGACGAGGGCGCCGATGACGCTACGAGAATGCTCGATATCGATCAGGTAATCGTGGCGGAGCATTTCGCGCGTGAGAATCTGCAGGTGTTTGCTGACGACACCATTCGGCGCGTGACCGATCTGAATTCGGCTAGCAATCGCGGTGAAATGGCGCGCTACCTCAAGCAGGATCGCGTCGACGATTATTCGGTGGTCGATCACATCGCCAGCGAGTTGAAGAAGGCCGATCGAGGACGTCCGATCGCGGAGCTGCGCCGGGCCTTGAGGCACTTCAAAAAGGAACGCAAAAAGTCGCGTGAGGCCGAGATTTTGGAACGGGCCTTCGGGCCACTCTCACAAGCGGAAAAGGCCTCAGCTGCGACGAGTTGGGAGCGCTTGGGTAGACTGTTCGAAACGGGTTCCGAACTCGCTGTTCCGGTGATCAAGCATTTTATCTGGCAAGTCGGCCAAAAGGTCCTGGGGCGGCCCGTCACCAACCACTTGATGCCGGTTATCTACAGTCGGTCTCAGGGCAGTGGGAAGACGACATTTGTGATGCGGTTAATTGGGCCGATGCAGGAACTGGCGTCCGATCCGGTCGCGCTCAACGACATCGCAGATATCCGCAGCGGCAGCATCTTCGAGTTTCCGGTCATCCCCGTGGACGACATGGAGAAGATGGACCCTAAAAAGATGACGACCTTTAAGGCAGCGATGACCGCAAACGCTATGCGCCGCCGCCGTCTGGGATCCTCATCCACGGTCAAGGTGCGTCAGCGCGCGACCTTTATTGGAACAGCGAACCATACGGCAGATGACCTCGTGATGGATGATACAGGGAACCGCCGCTTCGTGACGCTGACGTTTCGGAACGGCAATACCGACACGGGCGGTGAGGCGGATGTCTGGGAAACAGTGAGTTCTCTTGACTATCGGCTCCTATGGCGGTCGGTCGACCCGTTCCAGCAGAGCCCCCTTAATTCGCATCTGGGAGCTCTTGCCGCTTATCAGTCACGACATAGCCCCGTTGGGCGCTTGCGCGCCTGGGCAGTGCAACTCGATCTGAACTCTGAGGTGGTGCTCAACTGCACTCCGCGAGGAGGAATTCCGTCGCGCAAGCTCTGGCAGCTCTATGTTGATCAGACTGGCAGCGAGGTTTCCGAGACGTGGTTCTCACGGACGCTGTCCCAGCTTACGACCGATCCGATGGTGCCCTTCGACAACAAGTACTCGACGGGCAAGGTACGAATTTGGCCGATCAAATCCGATCACTTACCGTCAGGCTGTTCAGCGTGA
- a CDS encoding AAA family ATPase: MADQIRSLTVRLFSVMGATAGGLNAAACRFVIPRLASAAIQRVKAIIPVKPAKPVRPAPVEPWTTRMSLAAKYRPQTFGDVWGQPTVVRVLSSLIQRRVGASILLHGAVGSGKTTMARIYGRGLNCSAPSADGSPCLSCQHCAASDKEIGFYEYDVPARGGTWHAIDNWLRTDERNPRNSKGFVVYFLDEAHRLEREAAEGLLKRIEDEDETRRQVFVFATTEPGRLSAALRSRLIELEVRPLDLETSVRFVSQVARDAEIAFDPAVVRLLAGLKNGHPRNLLFGLEQLQSLGNITLAEARRHFDVDHLEVLRNYVAAVADMDFGEALSILNAWNEEGRDKVSFVHALLLSTYFNDILRRPLQANPLLDSLTAGERAHLLAPFLKLFGATSPVDLRPYWLEMMRFWRTSQQAPDEEAALLLFADFHILLAELAERKSEAVERAAVSSQSENSISPLAKPPVLKQVNGPGHGFITQADVARVINYASYLPQLHGVWFNSRVKLGPILRNDINESEARKLHEQFWIEFEDRVDVSANPSFARLSVAEREDGGFVSYSALHIPAAGGAEILQELRTWARNWRSRTQDAELVFEFDVKLETAPPKIAKFHWGSALLLCGGMAGNLRDQDSDGSERDLRDLIGLPRTKKMRRDPSRLQCDPIVTASGGLSEAAIELASRLSMAPISAFDAKAWGHLRDGWEIEEYRDRRVETARRAQALRIAELAGATPEDLALIQASWEGPLYRPRQWRGWWQTGRGV; this comes from the coding sequence TTGGCCGATCAAATCCGATCACTTACCGTCAGGCTGTTCAGCGTGATGGGCGCTACCGCCGGCGGCTTAAATGCCGCCGCCTGTCGCTTCGTTATTCCAAGACTGGCTTCTGCTGCAATCCAACGCGTCAAGGCCATCATCCCCGTAAAACCTGCCAAACCTGTCAGACCCGCCCCGGTCGAGCCTTGGACCACGCGTATGAGCCTTGCCGCAAAGTACCGCCCTCAAACCTTCGGTGACGTCTGGGGTCAGCCCACTGTGGTTCGCGTCCTATCGAGCCTCATCCAACGTCGCGTCGGCGCCAGTATTCTCCTTCACGGGGCGGTTGGTTCGGGCAAGACAACCATGGCCCGGATCTATGGGCGCGGCTTGAACTGCTCAGCGCCCTCCGCTGATGGATCGCCCTGTCTCAGCTGCCAGCATTGTGCGGCATCCGACAAAGAGATCGGATTTTATGAATATGACGTGCCGGCACGGGGAGGGACCTGGCACGCTATCGACAATTGGCTGCGCACCGATGAGCGCAATCCGCGAAACTCAAAAGGCTTTGTGGTCTATTTCCTCGACGAGGCGCACCGACTGGAGCGCGAGGCTGCCGAGGGTCTGCTCAAGCGCATCGAGGATGAGGACGAGACGCGCCGTCAGGTGTTTGTTTTCGCGACGACCGAGCCTGGCAGATTGTCCGCTGCACTGAGATCACGCCTCATCGAACTGGAGGTCCGGCCGCTCGACCTCGAAACGTCAGTACGCTTCGTGTCTCAAGTCGCACGCGATGCCGAAATCGCTTTCGATCCGGCAGTTGTAAGACTCCTCGCCGGGCTTAAGAACGGACACCCTCGCAATCTTCTGTTTGGCCTTGAGCAACTGCAATCTCTCGGGAACATAACCCTCGCCGAGGCTAGGCGGCATTTTGACGTCGACCACTTAGAGGTGTTGCGGAACTATGTTGCCGCCGTCGCCGACATGGACTTCGGCGAAGCTCTTAGTATTCTCAACGCCTGGAATGAGGAAGGGCGAGACAAGGTCAGCTTCGTTCACGCCCTGCTTCTCTCGACCTACTTCAATGACATTTTGCGACGGCCGCTGCAGGCCAATCCACTGCTGGACTCACTAACAGCGGGTGAGCGAGCCCACCTCCTAGCGCCATTCCTGAAGCTGTTCGGCGCGACGTCGCCGGTGGACCTACGTCCATACTGGCTGGAAATGATGCGGTTCTGGCGAACTTCTCAGCAAGCTCCGGATGAAGAAGCGGCACTCTTGCTGTTTGCTGATTTCCACATTCTGCTCGCGGAATTGGCGGAGAGAAAGTCGGAGGCCGTAGAGAGGGCTGCGGTGTCATCGCAGAGCGAGAATTCGATATCGCCTCTGGCCAAGCCGCCTGTGCTGAAGCAGGTCAACGGGCCAGGACACGGTTTTATCACCCAAGCGGACGTTGCCCGCGTCATCAACTACGCGTCGTACCTGCCACAGCTTCATGGCGTCTGGTTCAATTCCCGTGTGAAATTGGGCCCGATTTTGCGGAACGACATCAACGAGAGCGAGGCGCGGAAGCTTCATGAACAGTTCTGGATAGAATTCGAGGACCGGGTGGATGTGTCAGCCAACCCTTCCTTTGCCCGCCTATCGGTCGCCGAACGTGAGGATGGAGGGTTCGTATCCTACAGCGCACTTCACATTCCGGCGGCCGGCGGCGCGGAGATATTGCAGGAATTGAGAACCTGGGCGCGGAACTGGAGATCGAGAACACAAGATGCTGAATTGGTGTTCGAGTTTGATGTCAAGCTTGAGACCGCGCCGCCCAAGATCGCGAAATTCCATTGGGGCTCTGCGCTGCTGCTATGCGGCGGCATGGCTGGGAACCTTCGAGACCAAGACAGTGATGGCAGCGAGCGGGATCTCCGGGACCTCATCGGCCTTCCAAGAACAAAAAAAATGCGGCGCGATCCATCGCGGCTCCAGTGCGACCCAATAGTCACGGCGTCTGGAGGCCTCTCGGAGGCTGCAATCGAGCTGGCGTCGCGGCTTTCAATGGCGCCGATCTCAGCGTTCGACGCGAAGGCTTGGGGCCATCTTCGCGATGGCTGGGAAATCGAGGAGTACCGTGATCGTAGGGTCGAAACGGCTCGCCGTGCGCAAGCGCTTCGGATAGCCGAGCTTGCAGGAGCGACGCCCGAAGACTTGGCGCTGATTCAAGCCTCGTGGGAAGGTCCATTGTATCGGCCGCGCCAATGGCGAGGCTGGTGGCAGACCGGCAGGGGAGTTTGA